GCTCTAGATCGGAGGTAATTATGGGTCATCCCACTGCTGACGGTGTTGTCATTGTGTCACCGGTTCACGACCATTTTGGATACCCCGGTCTTAGCCCACAAACGGCTGGGCACAATTATCAGACCTTGACGCATCCTAACCTCTTGGGCTTGAGCGACATCAAGATCCGAGGTCCGCCAGAAGCGCCTGGAGATATGGGTTTTCGAACGGGCGCTGTAATTTCGACTCAGGAGAGGTCACCAACTCACCGCCGCGCGCGACAACGTAGCGGTTCGGTCGGCGCACCCACTTTGCCTGATTCTACTCACCGAGCGAGGGGACACCATGGGTCACACCGCAGCCGCCAACGCTCAACCTCGCTCATTGTTCAAGGACTGTCACCCGACGCGGTCAAgaagctacgtatgtacgaGCAAATCAAGTACCAAGGCAAGGGGAAACCGGAGAGTTTGAGGGAAATCGTTGGATGCACCGCTAAATATAGGTTTACGGAGCGCGAGCCAGGAAAAACGCGATACTCTCCTTATCAAAAGTAGGTCAATTCTATTCGTTCCCTATTTGGGGTGTTAATTAGAACCTAGACTCCCATTTCTGCCGCCGAGGTTCCATTACCGTCATCTCCTATTCTTCTCCCTACAAATCACCAGAAAGAACCATCTTTTATGGCCTCTCAAGTTCCCGATCCACCTTCTCCACGTAACGTCCCTCTGCCCATATCTCCTCCTCAGTCTCCCGATCTATGCGCCCCGGTTAATCATTCAGCACCCCCTATATCGTCTCTTATATCCTCCGACTCCTTGATCAGGTATCATGCGAGCCAAGGAATCAATCACCTCGTCCTATAAGGACTCGGCAAAACACTCAAAGTGGACGGGTAGTACCGACTCTGCGACTGATCTCAAGTCCAGACATGGTAGATCCGCAACTGGACGTGGGCACACCACAGACCGAATGCACCGAGAAGACCGAATGCGCTTCAGAAGGAGGCGTGACATCTGTGGACGATCAAGCAAGCCTCAAAAGTGAAGGACTAAAGCTCGAACCTCAGTTGGAACGTATCTTGACTCCCCCGCCCGCTTTTTGGTCTCCTCCGCCGAATTCAACTGTCATACGAACGTCGGCCCCGTTACCGTTGCTCCCTGCTGCAAACGTATCCACGCCAACCGCGCGAGCAACGTCTGTTTCAATTCCGAGCGCTCGTACCTCATCTGCTCCGCCTCTTCGGCCGATGTCTGTCCCTCCTCCTGGTGATTCTTTGCGTGTTGGTGAGTCTGAAGATGTGAGGCGAGCATGGAGTTGTCAGCCCGCGACTGCCGAGTTGCCCCCTGTAAAGAGCTTTGCTGGAGACTGGAGACAGTGCATGGTCATTGAACTTTcggatgaggaagaagaggaagaagagacgACGGATACGGATTTCAGTGAATTGGAAGATGAAGAAGTGGATGATTGTCAGGTGCTGGACGCGACTGACGTTGCTGCTGACGGAGATTTGATGACATTGCCCGAACTGAAATCGAAATCGGTTGGTGGTGCCGAAATGGGCTCTGCGAATCAGGATAAACCAGCCGAGAGCAGAGAGATGACCAAGGGGGTTGTGACACCCGGAATCGGGTCGGGTATGTGTTTTGCTTTAGCGATCCATTGGGATCTTGGGGCTTAGTTATAATAACAGGAGTCAATGCCGTTGAGGCAGTTCAGCATGCAATTGTCAAACTTGCATTGGATAATGCGGGAGCTGTGCATTCCCAACGTGCAATGCAGGCGCGGCCCAAGCGTCCAGCCGCCCCTATCCGCACTGGATCGATGACGGGAATTTATCCAACGATGAACCAGCCGTTTACGCGGCGCTCGTTAGATTCCGAGCACTATCGCGACTCGAACCCTCTCCGTGTTCTACAGAGTCAATACTCGACTACGGCGCCTCGCCCGAGCCATATTCACAACTTGCCTGTATACCCCCATCTTTCTGCCAATCCTACTCTCGAATCCCTGAGGTCAGGATTGGAGTTGCGTGCTGCTGCCAGCGCTAGTGCCATCGAAGAGGCGGTACGAGCCCGCAGTGCCTCGCCCGGCGTTACGCCTCAAGATGGGCATGGGCCAGGCTCCCGCTCAAATCCTGGGTTTATCCTTCCGCCTCGACTTCAGCGATTACAGAGTGTTCATCCAAGAACGACAGCACCGATTCCTACACCACGTTTGGAGATTCCCTCCCTTCCCTCCCCACGCCTTGATATTCCTGCCCTTCAGCAACGTCGGTCACCTTATGAGTCACCACTCCGATCGGCTCCTCCAGTCGCAAACCTATACCCTGCTCCCTTTAATGCGCCCCAGTATCCTGTGATGACTCGACAGTTCCCGATAATCCCCTTGGTGCAAGGTCTAAGTCACGTGGCTCCCAGCATTTACACCTCCCAAATGGATCAGCTAGCGCATACTCCGAGGCACTCCGCCTCCCCCGAGGCGCTGCCATCTTCAATCGAGCTCATTTGACGAGTATTTTCGACAATAAGCCGGTTCCACCGGCTCCTGCTACGGCACCTCTGCCCCGTAACAACAGCGGAAGATACAAACGTCAGACACAGAGGTCAGCCGAGGCTGTGTATCCAACTCTGAAGATTCGAAGCTTGCTCCTGTAGTCGCTGCGCCAATTCCTTCTCCGGAACCGATCGCCAGCGCAGAAACACCCACTACCCAGTCCTCAACTTCGTCTCCAATGCCAAAGCAAAAGGGCGGGAAAAAGCGTTGGCATAAGCACAGGAAGAACCCCACCTCTGAGCAAGCCAAGGCCGGTACTCCGACCTCCAGCACGTCGGGCGTCCCTTCTAAACCTAAGGAGTGTGCTAATACTCCCAAGGAGAGTGTGCCTACGCCCAAAAAACCTTCACCTTCTCCCCCTAAGAAAAGCTCGGCTTCCGTATCTAAGAGCGATTCGCCTCATATGGCGAATGAAACCCCAAGCTCAGCGTCAAAACCGAAACGCAAGCATAAGTCTCCTAAAAGACACAAACCCGCCAAATCTTGTGCCGTCCCGACGGCTGTTCCCGCTGTGTCTACTTGATTCGCTTTTTCGTTCCCGACTTGGTCTTGGTACTTTAACTTTATTGCAATAATCGCTGTCTGTGGTCGGATTGTTTTCGGTTTTGTTTGCATGATTATCTCTGTATTTTTTCGTCATAATGtaaaatgtatatacatgaatTTAGGATCTTTGCATGATCTTACTCGGCTGTTCGCACGTGTGATACATCTTGGCTTTAGTCTTGTAGGTTACGTGAACTTGTTGACATTGGCACACGCATGGAAGATCGGCGCTGTGCCCACGACTTCAAATCAAATCTGCAGGCTGGATTGAGAGTAATTATCAAACCGAACCTTGGCCGAGATCAAGTTGGTCGGTCGAAGGAGTTGCGCGTGAGCGACTATTGCCAATAAATGCGCCGTATATTCTCCTGTCTCGGCGCCTCACCCGACTGTTCGAGCTCGGAGTTTTGTGAGAAGCAGTCATCTCCGAGGGCTCGGCTTTATGAGTTTCAAAAGCTTGTGATTACGGATGGCCACTATCGGTCGAGTATTGGGAGGCGCATATACATTAGTCAAACACTACCCGGCTGGCTGTATTTTAATAGCAAAGTTACTCAGGCTATCCGGTCGATTTTGACTGGAATCAATATCATAATGAGAGTAATGAGAATAGTGAGCATTTGTATTACTGCCAGCTCAAGCTCGACTAGGATTCTCCGTGTTTTTCAACATGAAGAGAGTTCAGTTCCTCTTCGTGGAAGTACTTAGAATAAATGCATGGGCTATGAAATGATTTGAACGACCGTTCTTGGTGAACTAGTATGCTGGTATAAAAGGCTCGTCGCTGTGACCATTTTCGCTACACTCATCGAACACCCACCACTCTTTTCACATAATGCTCGCTCTCCCTGCTCTTCTACTCGCTGCGGCAACTTCTGTCCTTGGACATGGTTTTGTCCAGGAAATCGTCGCGTCCTCTGGGACGTATACCGGCTACCTCCCTTACAATGACCCGTATACCACCCCCGCTCCTCAAAGAAGTATTCGTAAGATTCCTGGTGAGTCTTCTCTTCTTGATGCTCCTTCTCTTCTTACCTTAGCCTAGGTAATGGGCCAATCGAGGATGTCACTTCAATGGATATTCAGTGCAACGGGGGAGCTGTACCCGCCCCCGCGATAATCAAGGTTGCAGCGGGCTCCAATGTCGCTCTGTAAGTATTCATCTAATGTACGGGCATCTACTCTGATCTAGTCTGAAAATTCCAGTAACTGGACCACTTGGCCTGACTCCCATATAGGCCCACTTATCACATACATGGCCAGAGCTCCATCAGATATCACCAAATGGAGTCCAGGAACATCGTGAGTATTAAATGGTGGATTATGCGATGAGGTATATGCTCACAATATTGATGCTTTCCGACAGAGCTGTTTGGTTCAAGATCGATGAGTCGGGTCTTTCAAATGGAAAATGGGCTGCAACAGACATTCTTACTGAGAACAAGAGTATTTATACTTTCAAGGTTCCTGCGTCGTTGAAGGCTGGCCAGTACCTTATCAGGTGGGCTTAAACATACCCTAAATCTGAGACCCCATAATGCTTAACATCCGGACCTTCAGGCACGAAATCATTGCGCTTCATTCGGGTACGATTCTGAGTTCAAGCAATGTTCAATCAATGACCTTCTCTCAAGCCTCCACCCAAGGTGGTGCTCAGTTTTATCCGTCATGCATTCAGGTCGAAATCACCGGTTCGGGAACTGAAACAGGTCCTTCAACTTGTCGCATTCCCCGGAGCGTACAAGTCGACCGACCCCGGCGTGAGTGCTCGTGATTCTACCAAAAATTCAACTAATATTTATGTTTGTAGATCCTGTTTGACCCCTACAGGGTGCCACTTCTTACCCGATCCGTGAGTTATTCCCCATTATACAGGTTAAATGCCTAACCGATGGCTTCTTTTTAATTACAGCCGGCCAGCAGTGTAAGCACCCGAAATGTTTGATTTGAAGGCCTTTAAATGCTAATATTGAATGCAGCTGGACTGGAGGCTCGTCTTCTGGGAACGCCCCTACTCCTGTTACCACTGTTCCTACTACTGCTCCTGCCGCTACCACAACCGCTCGCCCTACAACTCAGGCACCTGCCAGTATGTACCCAATCTCCCACTAGAAACACCTGTTGATGCCTTTTTAGACTACGCCTCGTCTGGACCCGCGGGCTCGGTCGCTCAGTATGGGCAATGTGGTGGCCTCTCGTACACTGGAGCGACTGTGAGTACCCAGATAGTTATCGTAAACTTGCTCACACGAATGATACATTGCAGACTTGCGCTCACCTTATACATGCAAGCGCCTCAACGACTACTACTATCAGTGCTTGTAACTGGAAGGAGGTATCACATCAATCGGTTACAATAACTATGGTCTCGACATGTTGGTATAACCTTGCTTCTAATAATATATTGCTTCTTCGAACGCTGGGCCACAGCTTCCTTGGCATGGATAAACTCACTACCGCTCCCTGGTGCTGCTCTCACTCATGCTATTTTGCTACCGACGATATAAGTATACCAAGTTTCCGCGGAATTCGACACAATTTCTGACAGAACATGCTGAAAACGGTCCATGTAAACATTCGGAATTTTTTGATCAGACTATTACATAGACCTTTTTAGTACATTCTAACTCGTTTGAGGTAGCCACAAAAATCTCGAAGATACGTACGACCTCCGATAGGTTTCCGGCTAATAACACAAGACTGCTCGTAAGGAATTTCCGTGCCTTGTATTGACACAGTGTATAGTTTCACCCTCAGTTGATACATGACTTAAGCACGAGAACCTATCTGATATCATTTTATGATTTATTAATggaatgcatatatacatgatatAATTATCAATAGTAGCCATCATTCACCAGTTGAAAAACTTCGCGCAAAACACTGATCAATACTCGGCACCAGAGTTATCCTCTACCCGCCCGCCCGCGTTggccacgagacccagaACGGTGAAGGTTGGGAAATCACCACGGCTGCGAAGCAGAGGGTGCACCGCGCCGACCGCGAGTCCGGCTCGTGGGTGGGTGGCCAAACCAGCCTTCGTGACCTcgggatggtgggtgggataaaAATGACACCAAAACGTGCGACGGCACTCGGTTGTGCGAGGCCAGAAGGCGGAGGCGCtcggacgcaagtcgacacggcTTGAAGCACccagtcacgtgacttgcTACATGCTCCAGCTAAGTCGCTGTTTTGAGTCTCCACAGGCTTCGTCGCGAAACGTCCAGATGGGAACGGAACAGAACCTGTGGGTAAGTGTGCGGCTGATTTTTGGATAGTATGTGCGTAACAGGCGGGAGAAACAAAGGGTTACTAATATATCGAAACCCAAAAACTAGAAAGAAATTTCTTCAAAAAGTATATTGATGGTACGGAGGGCGGTTAGGAGAAAATAACAGCGCGCGAATGGAACAGACATGTGGTATGGGGATAATGCACAGATCGACGACGGTTACGCAATCGTGTGTATACACAGGGTTAATACCCTACCCTTTACTCAAACCCGGGCTTGTGTGCCCTCGCCAACCTTGGCTCGCGTTCTTTAAACAACTAACAGCGCTTAAAGAATAGCGATTATCTGGTGAGCAGCTTGTGTAGTATCATATGGGTTCAGACTCAGATTTAATTGTGCGCTCCCTCACCCATTTATTCGGAAGCCTCGAGTGTATTAAATGCAAGCTCACAGTTCGATCGTCTTTTGTGGATTTGAGCGCGACTGGAGCCTCTGTACTGCATTTAGAGGCGCATCTCAAGTCCCGCTGATTCGAATCAAATTGTATGACCAATAGCCGGCGTACTTGCCTGAACTCCAATCATTTTAATTGATTTGCGATCAATCCGTGGGCGGCTTCCCCGGTGATCTCCACTAACATGTTTGGGTTCGCCCTGCCACAAGCCTTCTTCACCTCATTTCTTTGCATTTTCTAAGGCGTCTCACCTACCATCCGAGTGCCGCTCTCTCTGGAGGGCCATAGTCTATTTTCCAATATTGAGAAACCGCTCGTTGAGTTTAACATTCTCTACGTACTCAAATATCACCATACTCCAATGTTAGTTGCTCCATGGGGCTTGTGTAGCTATCGTTTTACAGTTCCGAGCACGTATACACCATAGCCACACCATAGCCACAGTATGGCCTTTCAAGTTTGGTTGAGAGATTACCCAAAAAAATTCTTCTGCGAGTTTCCCACCTACAAAAACGATGCTTCGTGTAAAATATCCCGATTGAATTGTGTACTGCCCATGCGCACACCTATACGAACGTAATGATTGCGGCCAAGCGCCTAGGGCTGTACGATCAGACACGTATGCAGGCCTACGTTTCAACCCTCTTTTATTGCACTGGATGACGGCTACCAGTATCTTGAGTGCTGAAGGGTGATGGGCCTCATGCCCGAGAACTGAATTCAGAACTCTTGGCCAGCGGCAAAGATCGAGAATATTTGAAATAATAGGCATACTGCATATATAAAACCTCAAGCTTGTCTGAGAGGCGTTGGTATTACTTGCCTCTGACTACTCCTCGCCCCATGGTCTCCCTTCGATATTATCCATTGAAGTTCGTGGCCGTTTCCTTGCTGTGGCCGAGTTTTGTTTCCTCAGCATCAACCCCCAATTGTGAGCATTCGTGTGGTATTTATTGATGCGTAATCTGACTCTGCATCCTACAGTTTCCCAGAATCCAGGGAATAAGAAAGAAATGAGAGCAGAAACGAAGGTGCACGAGAAACATGGAAATTCGGGGTTATACTGTATAACAATCTGACGGCCTTGGATGTCCAATAAGTTGATTATTGGTTAGTTTTACCGGTTCTATACTGACATTCTTTTACAGGGCCAATGGAACTGCTAGGATGGCTAGGAAAAGGCTCAGCTTCACAGACAAATCCGATCTGGCCATCTGTCCCTTATGAATTTGTATTCGATTACATCGCGGAGAGTTTGGAACCCATCTCTACTCTAGCAGGACCATCGGTAGTTCCATCAAAGACCTTTGACCAAGTCCACGGTACCCA
This genomic interval from Rhizoctonia solani chromosome 11, complete sequence contains the following:
- a CDS encoding WNK lysine deficient protein kinase 2 → MVDPQLDVGTPQTECTEKTECASEGGVTSVDDQASLKSEGLKLEPQLERILTPPPAFWSPPPNSTVIRTSAPLPLLPAANVSTPTARATSVSIPSARTSSAPPLRPMSVPPPGDSLRVGESEDVRRAWSCQPATAELPPVKSFAGDWRQCMVIELSDEEEEEEETTDTDFSELEDEEVDDCQVLDATDVAADGDLMTLPELKSKSVGGAEMGSANQDKPAESREMTKGVVTPGIGSGVNAVEAVQHAIVKLALDNAGAVHSQRAMQARPKRPAAPIRTGSMTGIYPTMNQPFTRRSLDSEHYRDSNPLRVLQSQYSTTAPRPSHIHNLPVYPHLSANPTLESLRSGLELRAAASASAIEEAVRARSASPGVTPQDGHGPGSRSNPGFILPPRLQRLQSVHPRTTAPIPTPRLEIPSLPSPRLDIPALQQRRSPYESPLRSAPPVANLYPAPFNAPQYPVMTRQFPIIPLVQASAYSEALRLPRGAAIFNRAHLTSIFDNKPVPPAPATAPLPRNNSGRYKLAAPIPSPEPIASAETPTTQSSTSSPMPKQKGGKKRWHKHRKNPTSEQAKAGTPTSSTSGVPSKPKECANTPKESVPTPKKPSPSPPKKSSASVSKSDSPHMANETPSSASKPKRKHKSPKRHKPAKSCAVPTAVPAVST
- a CDS encoding glycoside hydrolase family 61 protein; amino-acid sequence: MLALPALLLAAATSVLGHGFVQEIVASSGTYTGYLPYNDPYTTPAPQRSIRKIPGNGPIEDVTSMDIQCNGGAVPAPAIIKVAAGSNVALNWTTWPDSHIGPLITYMARAPSDITKWSPGTSAVWFKIDESGLSNGKWAATDILTENKSIYTFKVPASLKAGQYLIRHEIIALHSASTQGGAQFYPSCIQVEITGSGTETGPSTCRIPRSVQVDRPRRCHFLPDPRPAVWTGGSSSGNAPTPVTTVPTTAPAATTTARPTTQAPANYASSGPAGSVAQYGQCGGLSYTGATRLNDYYYQCL
- a CDS encoding WNK lysine deficient protein kinase 2, translating into MPSYATSPTSGQHVSDKPRLRVTTQSIPGSSTQSLRSAPLPSTTTSSHTTPFHDDDEAFKVHPERAAVSRMETLLMLSACRAEGVGSRSEVIMGHPTADGVVIVSPVHDHFGYPGLSPQTAGHNYQTLTHPNLLGLSDIKIRGPPEAPGDMGFRTGAVISTQERSPTHRRARQRSGSVGAPTLPDSTHRARGHHGSHRSRQRSTSLIVQGLSPDAVKKLRMYEQIKYQGKGKPESLREIVYGARARKNAILSLSKTPISAAEVPLPSSPILLPTNHQKEPSFMASQVPDPPSPRNVPLPISPPQSPDLCAPVNHSAPPISSLISSDSLIRYHASQGINHLVL